Proteins from one Mycobacterium adipatum genomic window:
- a CDS encoding PaaI family thioesterase gives MTVLDDMVGMLLYVVGEMAVTRRFDTEFYAPVLLGVPYEVSAELVSKTGRKLEVRTELREETTGQLVASASGLFVVVTMAHFTSSIQKATSTPCIVRSPREGRC, from the coding sequence ATGACCGTACTCGACGACATGGTGGGCATGTTGCTGTACGTCGTCGGTGAGATGGCCGTCACCCGCAGGTTCGATACCGAGTTCTACGCGCCGGTGTTGCTGGGGGTCCCCTACGAGGTCAGCGCGGAGCTGGTGTCCAAGACCGGCCGGAAACTCGAAGTCCGGACAGAATTGCGCGAGGAGACTACCGGTCAGCTAGTCGCGTCCGCCTCAGGGTTATTCGTCGTCGTCACGATGGCGCACTTCACTAGTTCCATACAGAAGGCGACTTCGACACCCTGCATTGTGCGGTCACCCAGGGAGGGAAGATGCTGA